The Triticum dicoccoides isolate Atlit2015 ecotype Zavitan unplaced genomic scaffold, WEW_v2.0 scaffold186029, whole genome shotgun sequence genome segment GGCGGGGCGGCCGAGGGCGGGCAAGGCGGGGCGGCAGAGGGCAGGCAAGGCGGGGCGGCAGAGGGCAGGCCTGGAGGCGCGGAGGGCGGACCTGGAGGCGCAGAGGGTGGACCTGGAGGCGCGGAGGGCGAGCAACGCACCGATTTGGGCTGGTCGGCTTGGGCAGATTGGCAAGAAGGGTGAGTGCTTCGTGACCCCCACTTCCAAAATTGTATTTTCTTACTAATCGATTGTTGTATGAGATTTAGTAGCAATGTTTATGTATTTCTCTGTGATTTGCAGGATGGATCCAGAAAAGGTAGTGCATATGTTGATTGCATACTGTGATCCCTCCAAAGAAGCATATGAGCCTATCGCCGAGGATTGGACAGATGTTCAAGCAGACAACAACACAAAAGAGGCCGATGATAGTTATCTTTGCAACCCAATCCCGCAGAATGAGCATGTTGGTATTGATGAGGAGAAAATGTATTGGTGAGCAACTTCAAGAAGAAGTTTACTGGAAAAGTATTTGACGACCACCTATGGGCAGTTGCTTACTCATGGAACCCATATATATTTGGCAAGAATTGGGCTGCAATGGAGGCAGTAAAGCCAGCCGCAACAGCATATATTAGGAAGTGGCACAATAGGTTGTGGTCTAGGAGTCAATTCTCGACCATATATTAGGAAGTGGCACAATAGTATGAAAACTCAGTTTATGTTCTAAGTTGTTTCTTTCTCATTATAGCCAAAGCTTGGAAACTACAactaagaaaaatagaaaacatgacAACACTGAATCTGGAGGTTCAAAGAGGTACTTTTCTGTATTACTTGCTGCCATAAACTTGATGTACGTATTATGCTGCTGCCATAAACTTGTTGCTGCTCTAAACTTATTGCTGCCATAaatttgttgttgctgctgctctaaACTTACTGCTGCCATAAATTTGCTTATGTCATTACTGCAATAAACTTGCTACTGCCATAAACTTTATGCTGTCATTATTGCCCTAAACTTACTGTTGCCATACACGCATGTGCACATCAAAAACTGGCTCCATTGAGAAGGCCAAGACGAAAAAGAAGGTTGCTGAGAAGATTCCGGTGCCACTTCACAGCCCAGCAATGGGCACAAGGAGCAGAAAGTTTAATCCTCCTAGCCCTGCTATGAGCACAAGAAGCAAAAGAAGGCTCAGCCTGTAATTTCATATGCGTCTATGCTCTTCCATTGATGTAATGGTTCTTTTGGAGT includes the following:
- the LOC119344788 gene encoding uncharacterized protein LOC119344788, which codes for MDPEKVVHMLIAYCDPSKEAYEPIAEDWTDVQADNNTKEADDSYLCNPIPQNEHVGIDEEKMYCQSLETTTKKNRKHDNTESGGSKRPRRKRRLLRRFRCHFTAQQWAQGAESLILLALL